A genomic window from Sphingobacteriales bacterium includes:
- a CDS encoding HYR domain-containing protein, giving the protein MLVLPAVHLPKGTTTNTFRVTDATGLSNTCSFTVTVTDNQAPAITCPANISVNVAPNTCAQTVTYTAPTGTDNCPGQSTAQIAGSASGASFPTGTTTNTFRVTDAAGLSSTCSFTVTITDNQAPAITCPANISVNVAPNTCAQTVTFTAPTGTDNCPGATTAQIGGSGSGASYPTGTSTNTFRVTDASGNSTTCSFTVTVVDNQAPAITCPANISVNVAPNTCAQTVTYTAPTGTDNCPGQITAQITGSASGASFPTGTMTNTFRVTDAAGNSTTCSFTVTVTDNQAPAITCPTNISVNVASGTCAQTVTYTAPTGTDNCPGQTTVQIAGVPSGVYPTGTITNTFRVTDAAGLSSTCSFTVTVVDNELPKITCPSNISVNNDPGVCGAAVSYSVSSADNCAGQTVAQTGGQISGSTFPIGTTTNAFTVTDASGNTATCSFTVSVADNENPTITCNANISVNNDPGVCGAAVSYSVSSADNCAGQTVAQTGGQISGSTFPIGTTTNAFTVTDASGNTATCSFTVSVADNELPTITCPSNIAVNNDPGVCGAAVSYAAITSADNCSGQTVAQTGGQISGSTFPIGTTTNAFTVTDASGNTATCSFTVSVTDNELPLITTCPLDKFTATTTGTCLGNVSIGALSATDNCSLQSIINSFNNTSDASGLYTKGLTVVTWTVTDVNGNTSTCETSVYVYDDELPVAACKNVTLQLNGASFVSITPSTIDNGSTDNCTLVTGNSAVSQTTFTCSNVGLNTVTLTVIDNSGNTGTCNAAVTIVDNVAPNAICQNITVPLDANGNVTITAAQVNNGSNDACGIQSTSLNVSTFSCANLGSGNTVVLTVSDNSGNASTCSASVTIIDNIKPTAVCNNFTVALDNSGNATATGLDFSGASTDNCGITSRVVNPNSFTCSNLGTSPVTVILSDLSGNSEFCFASVTVVDNIAPVITCPANIAVNTDAGQCGALVTFAASATDNCTVSSLVQTGGAASGTQFPVGSSAISFKATDQSGNTSTCSFTISVTDAEAPSAVCQNVTVALDNAGNGSTTAAAVNNGSSDACGIQSLALSTTAFTCANVGANAVVLTVTDNNGNTSTCGATVTVQDNVAPVAVCQNVTVILVGANGSTTAAAVNNGSSDACGVAGLSLSTTSFGCANVGANAVLLTVTDVNGNTSTCGATVTVVDNTAPAALCKDITVQLDNTGNAGIVGADVDNGSSDACGVAALSVSPNTFNCSNISGSPLSGLLISEYIEGSGNIKAIEIYNGTGSAVNLSAGGYELRYYFNGSTSVGGTIALTGTVASGDVYVVATSSASPAVLAQADQTSSSSFFNGNDAVVLYKSGTGNLDIFGRIGTDPGASGWTGAGGYQTTDRTLRRKNTVTQGISSNPGSGFPTLTTEWNVFPTDDASGLGAHAHLSANAVVLTVTDVNGNSSTCGAKVTVQDNIAPVAVCQNVTVALDNAGNGSTTAAAVNNGSSDACGIQSVALSKTAFTCANVGANAVVLTVTDVNGNTSTCGATVTVQDNVAPVAICRNVTVNLVGANGSTTAAAVNNGSSDACGMQSLVLSNTTFTCANVGANAVVLTVTDNNGNTSTCGATVTVVDNTAPAALCKNITVQLDNTGNASIVGADVDNGSSDACGVASLSVSPNTFNCSDVKGDPLSGLLISEYIEGSGNIKAIEIYNGTGSAVNLSAGGYELRYYFNGSTSVGGTIALTGTVASGDVYVVATSTASPAVLAQADQTSASSFFNGNDAVVLYKSGTGNLDIFGRIGTDPGASGWTGAGGYQTTDRTLRRKGTVIQGISSNPGSGFPTLTTEWNVFPTDDATGLGAHTITAASGNAVVLTVTDVNGNSSTCGATVTVEDNVAPIALCQNVTVQLDNTGNGSTTAAAVDNGSSDACGISLSLSKTAFNCGNVGANAVVLTVTDVNGNTSTCGATVTVEDNVAPIALCQNVTVQLDNTGNGSTTAAAVDNGSSDACGISLALSKTAFNCGNVGANAVVLTVTDVNGNTSTCGATVTVEDNVAPIALCQNVTVQLDNTGNGSTTAAAVDNGSSDACGISLALSKTTNGNTATCGATVTVEDNVAPIALSERNGTTG; this is encoded by the coding sequence TTGCTGGTTCTGCCAGCGGTGCATCTTCCTAAAGGAACTACCACCAATACTTTCAGGGTAACGGATGCAACAGGACTTTCCAATACCTGTTCTTTCACGGTTACTGTAACGGACAATCAGGCACCTGCCATCACTTGTCCTGCTAATATAAGTGTGAATGTGGCTCCAAATACGTGTGCTCAAACGGTAACTTATACGGCTCCAACAGGAACGGATAATTGTCCTGGTCAGTCAACTGCACAAATTGCAGGTTCTGCCAGCGGTGCATCTTTCCCAACAGGTACCACCACCAATACATTTAGAGTAACGGATGCAGCAGGGCTTTCCAGTACCTGCTCCTTTACAGTAACGATAACGGACAATCAGGCACCTGCCATCACTTGTCCTGCTAATATAAGTGTAAACGTAGCACCAAATACCTGTGCTCAGACTGTGACCTTCACAGCTCCAACAGGAACGGATAACTGTCCGGGTGCGACAACGGCACAGATAGGTGGGTCAGGCAGCGGAGCTTCTTATCCTACCGGAACGTCTACCAATACATTCAGGGTAACGGATGCTTCCGGTAATTCCACGACTTGTTCATTTACTGTTACTGTGGTGGACAATCAGGCACCTGCCATCACTTGTCCTGCTAACATCAGTGTAAATGTGGCTCCAAATACCTGTGCTCAGACAGTAACTTACACGGCTCCGACAGGAACGGATAACTGTCCTGGTCAGATAACTGCACAAATTACAGGATCTGCCAGCGGTGCTTCTTTCCCAACAGGAACGATGACCAATACATTCAGAGTAACGGATGCAGCGGGAAATTCAACAACCTGTTCATTCACAGTTACCGTTACGGACAATCAGGCACCTGCCATCACTTGTCCGACTAACATAAGTGTGAATGTAGCTTCCGGAACCTGTGCTCAGACAGTAACTTACACTGCTCCGACAGGAACGGATAATTGTCCTGGTCAGACAACTGTTCAAATTGCAGGTGTTCCAAGTGGCGTATACCCAACAGGAACCATCACCAATACATTCAGAGTAACGGATGCGGCAGGCTTATCCAGCACCTGTTCCTTTACGGTGACGGTAGTGGATAACGAACTTCCGAAGATTACATGCCCTTCCAATATTTCTGTCAACAATGATCCTGGAGTATGCGGTGCAGCGGTAAGCTACAGCGTAAGTTCTGCAGATAATTGTGCCGGACAGACGGTAGCACAAACAGGCGGACAGATAAGCGGTTCTACGTTCCCAATCGGAACGACAACCAATGCCTTCACGGTCACGGATGCCAGCGGCAACACGGCGACCTGCAGCTTTACAGTGAGTGTGGCAGACAATGAAAATCCAACGATCACCTGTAACGCAAACATTTCCGTCAACAATGATCCGGGAGTATGCGGTGCAGCGGTAAGCTACAGCGTAAGCTCTGCAGATAATTGTGCCGGACAGACGGTTGCACAGACAGGCGGACAGATAAGCGGTTCCACGTTCCCAATCGGAACAACGACCAATGCCTTCACAGTCACGGATGCAAGTGGCAACACAGCGACCTGCAGCTTTACAGTGAGTGTGGCAGATAATGAACTCCCAACGATTACCTGTCCTTCGAATATAGCGGTGAATAATGATCCGGGAGTATGCGGTGCAGCGGTTAGCTATGCAGCCATCACTTCTGCAGACAATTGTTCGGGACAAACGGTGGCACAGACAGGCGGACAGATAAGCGGTTCCACGTTCCCAATCGGAACAACGACCAATGCCTTCACGGTCACGGATGCCAGCGGCAACACAGCGACCTGCAGTTTTACAGTAAGTGTTACGGATAATGAACTTCCGTTGATTACAACTTGTCCGTTAGATAAATTTACTGCAACCACTACCGGAACTTGCTTAGGTAATGTATCTATCGGAGCATTATCTGCTACCGATAACTGCAGTCTTCAAAGCATAATAAACAGCTTCAACAACACCAGTGATGCCAGCGGTCTGTATACTAAAGGATTAACGGTAGTGACATGGACGGTTACAGACGTAAATGGAAATACATCTACGTGTGAGACATCTGTTTATGTATATGATGATGAGTTGCCTGTTGCAGCATGTAAAAATGTGACGTTACAATTAAATGGTGCAAGCTTTGTAAGTATTACACCTTCAACTATAGATAACGGCTCAACAGATAACTGCACATTAGTAACGGGTAACAGTGCCGTTTCTCAAACTACATTTACGTGTTCCAATGTTGGATTGAATACAGTCACATTAACAGTGATAGACAATAGCGGCAATACCGGTACTTGTAATGCTGCTGTTACTATAGTTGACAATGTTGCTCCAAATGCAATCTGTCAAAACATAACAGTTCCATTGGATGCTAACGGAAATGTAACGATTACAGCAGCTCAGGTGAATAATGGTTCAAATGATGCATGCGGAATTCAAAGTACTTCATTAAATGTTTCAACGTTCTCCTGTGCTAATTTAGGTTCCGGTAATACAGTTGTATTGACGGTTTCTGATAACAGCGGAAATGCATCAACCTGCAGCGCTTCCGTTACAATAATAGATAACATTAAACCAACGGCTGTTTGTAATAATTTTACTGTAGCATTGGATAATTCAGGGAATGCTACGGCAACAGGATTAGATTTTAGTGGCGCCAGTACAGATAATTGTGGTATCACATCCAGGGTGGTAAATCCTAACAGTTTTACCTGTTCCAATTTAGGTACAAGTCCGGTTACGGTAATCCTGAGTGATTTAAGTGGAAATTCTGAATTCTGTTTTGCTTCAGTTACAGTAGTAGATAATATTGCTCCAGTGATTACCTGTCCGGCAAATATTGCTGTGAACACAGATGCCGGTCAGTGCGGAGCACTGGTGACCTTTGCCGCTTCAGCAACGGATAACTGTACTGTATCTTCTTTAGTTCAAACAGGCGGAGCAGCTTCAGGAACTCAGTTCCCGGTAGGCTCGTCTGCAATTAGCTTTAAAGCAACAGACCAAAGTGGAAATACATCAACATGTTCATTTACAATATCGGTTACGGATGCAGAAGCACCATCTGCAGTTTGTCAGAATGTAACGGTTGCACTGGATAATGCCGGAAATGGCTCCACAACGGCAGCAGCGGTGAACAATGGTTCATCCGATGCCTGCGGAATACAGTCGCTGGCACTAAGCACTACAGCATTTACCTGTGCCAACGTTGGTGCCAATGCAGTGGTATTGACGGTAACGGACAACAACGGTAATACCAGCACCTGCGGTGCAACGGTAACCGTTCAGGATAATGTGGCACCGGTGGCAGTTTGTCAGAATGTAACAGTAATCTTGGTGGGTGCAAATGGCTCGACAACGGCAGCAGCGGTGAACAATGGTTCATCTGATGCCTGTGGTGTAGCTGGTCTGTCGCTGAGCACAACTTCATTTGGATGTGCGAATGTAGGAGCGAATGCAGTGTTGCTGACGGTAACGGATGTTAACGGCAACACATCAACCTGCGGTGCAACGGTGACGGTAGTGGATAATACTGCTCCTGCAGCCTTGTGCAAAGATATAACGGTTCAGTTGGATAATACCGGAAATGCAGGTATTGTTGGAGCAGACGTTGATAACGGCTCTTCAGATGCATGTGGTGTTGCTGCTTTAAGCGTTTCTCCAAACACATTTAATTGCAGCAACATTTCCGGTTCGCCGCTTTCTGGTCTGTTAATATCAGAGTACATAGAAGGCTCCGGCAATATCAAGGCAATAGAGATATACAATGGAACAGGATCGGCAGTGAATCTGTCAGCAGGGGGATATGAATTAAGATATTATTTCAATGGCAGCACATCGGTAGGCGGTACCATAGCTTTAACAGGCACGGTAGCATCCGGAGATGTGTATGTAGTGGCAACCAGTTCGGCATCACCTGCTGTATTGGCACAGGCAGACCAAACCAGCTCATCATCATTCTTTAATGGAAATGATGCAGTGGTATTATACAAATCAGGTACCGGTAACCTGGATATCTTTGGAAGAATAGGAACGGATCCAGGAGCAAGCGGATGGACGGGTGCCGGAGGTTATCAGACCACTGACAGAACCCTTCGCAGGAAAAATACGGTAACCCAGGGTATCTCATCCAATCCGGGATCAGGCTTCCCGACACTTACCACAGAATGGAATGTTTTCCCGACAGATGATGCCAGCGGTTTAGGTGCTCATGCTCATTTAAGTGCGAATGCAGTCGTACTGACAGTAACGGATGTGAATGGTAACAGCAGCACCTGCGGTGCAAAAGTAACCGTACAGGATAATATAGCACCGGTTGCAGTTTGTCAGAATGTAACGGTTGCACTGGATAATGCCGGAAATGGCTCCACGACGGCAGCAGCGGTGAACAATGGTTCTTCCGATGCCTGCGGAATACAGTCGGTGGCATTAAGCAAAACAGCATTTACCTGTGCCAACGTTGGCGCGAATGCAGTAGTTTTGACGGTAACGGATGTTAACGGCAATACCAGCACCTGCGGAGCAACGGTGACGGTACAGGACAATGTGGCACCGGTGGCGATTTGCAGAAATGTAACAGTAAACCTGGTAGGTGCAAATGGCTCGACAACGGCAGCAGCGGTGAACAATGGTTCATCCGACGCCTGCGGTATGCAGTCACTGGTATTAAGCAATACAACATTTACCTGTGCCAACGTAGGAGCAAATGCAGTCGTATTGACAGTTACAGATAATAACGGCAATACAAGCACCTGCGGTGCAACGGTGACGGTGGTGGATAATACTGCTCCTGCAGCATTATGCAAAAATATAACGGTTCAGTTGGATAATACCGGAAATGCAAGTATTGTCGGAGCAGACGTTGATAACGGCTCTTCAGATGCTTGTGGCGTTGCTTCTTTAAGCGTTTCTCCAAATACATTTAATTGTTCAGATGTTAAGGGAGACCCACTTTCCGGTTTATTAATATCAGAGTATATAGAAGGCTCCGGCAATATCAAGGCAATAGAGATATACAATGGAACTGGATCAGCGGTGAACCTGTCAGCAGGAGGATATGAATTGAGATATTATTTCAACGGCAGCACATCAGTAGGCGGTACCATAGCTTTAACAGGCACGGTAGCATCCGGAGATGTGTATGTAGTGGCAACCAGTACGGCATCACCTGCTGTATTGGCACAGGCGGACCAAACCAGCGCGTCTTCATTCTTTAATGGAAATGATGCCGTGGTATTATACAAATCAGGTACCGGTAACCTGGATATTTTTGGAAGAATAGGAACGGATCCAGGAGCAAGCGGATGGACGGGTGCCGGAGGTTATCAGACCACTGACAGAACCCTTCGCAGAAAGGGTACTGTAATCCAGGGCATCTCATCCAATCCGGGATCAGGCTTCCCTACACTTACCACAGAATGGAATGTTTTCCCGACAGATGATGCTACCGGTTTAGGTGCACACACTATTACAGCAGCTTCAGGAAATGCAGTGGTGTTGACGGTAACGGATGTTAACGGCAACAGCAGCACTTGCGGCGCAACGGTAACGGTAGAGGATAATGTGGCACCAATCGCATTGTGTCAGAATGTAACGGTACAACTGGATAACACAGGAAACGGCAGTACGACGGCAGCAGCGGTGGACAATGGTTCATCGGATGCGTGCGGCATCAGCCTTTCATTGAGTAAGACAGCTTTCAACTGCGGCAACGTAGGCGCGAATGCGGTGGTGTTGACGGTAACGGATGTTAACGGCAATACAAGCACTTGCGGCGCAACGGTAACGGTAGAGGATAATGTGGCACCAATCGCATTGTGTCAGAATGTAACGGTACAACTGGACAATACCGGCAACGGCAGTACGACGGCAGCAGCGGTGGACAATGGTTCATCGGATGCGTGCGGCATCAGCCTAGCCTTGAGTAAGACAGCTTTCAACTGCGGCAACGTAGGCGCGAATGCAGTGGTGTTGACGGTAACGGATGTTAACGGCAATACAAGCACCTGCGGCGCAACGGTAACGGTAGAGGATAATGTGGCACCAATCGCATTGTGTCAGAATGTAACGGTACAACTGGATAACACAGGAAACGGCAGTACGACGGCAGCAGCGGTGGACAATGGTTCATCGGATGCGTGCGGCATCAGCCTAGCCTTGAGTAAAACGACCAACGGCAATACAGCCACTTGCGGCGCAACAGTAACGGTAGAGGATAATGTGGCACCAATCGCATTGTCAGAACGTAACGGTACAACTGGATAA
- a CDS encoding HYR domain-containing protein, translating into MNTSKIKIALIALFCCWAAVAEAQMANVTYSTRSGFVRSSDVGCQDGDTEEYTAWLWTKDNVNATEGTTNCMTTDFNGTTTWAVNSPAIVSNRTNASWQIIARIDAWEEDSDNRCVFQGGPPADACRQTASQTFDFRVLASPSNGTWTNGPSAGSTSNHQYAIGVTWKYVSGGSSITPALSCNGAGQTIAYSTGVIPSWSVALTAGTTYVFENCGLATNDTYLRLYGTDGFTVAASNDDACAPASSITYTPSASGTYYVEVAQFSRAVLAASGSLRYYIKDVTTPTVATYPSTISVNTTAGTCGAAVTYATPTFSDNCTVTVARTAGGASGSTFPLGTTAVTHTGTDPGGRVATCNFNVTVSDNIVPTITCPANIGVNVAPNTCAQTATYTAPTGTDNCAGATTAQIAGLASGASYPKGTTTNTFRVTDAAGLSSTCSFTVTVTDNQAPAITCPANIGVNVAPNTCAQTVTYTAPTGTDNCTGQTTAQIAGSASGASFPKGTTTNTFRVTDAAGNSTTCSFTVTVADNQAPAITCPANIAVNVAPNTCAQTVTYTTPSGTDNCTGQTTAQIAGSASGASS; encoded by the coding sequence ATGAATACATCTAAAATCAAAATCGCCCTTATCGCACTTTTTTGCTGTTGGGCAGCTGTAGCAGAAGCCCAGATGGCAAATGTGACGTATAGCACCAGATCCGGTTTTGTCCGAAGTTCAGACGTAGGATGTCAGGACGGCGATACCGAGGAATACACAGCCTGGCTGTGGACAAAAGACAACGTGAATGCCACGGAAGGTACGACCAACTGTATGACAACCGATTTCAACGGTACGACTACCTGGGCGGTAAACTCGCCGGCGATCGTATCCAACCGTACCAACGCATCCTGGCAGATTATTGCCCGTATTGATGCCTGGGAGGAAGACTCGGATAACCGTTGTGTCTTCCAGGGCGGTCCTCCTGCAGATGCCTGCCGACAAACAGCTTCGCAGACGTTTGACTTCAGGGTACTGGCTTCTCCTTCTAACGGTACCTGGACGAATGGTCCGAGTGCAGGAAGCACCAGCAACCACCAGTATGCCATTGGGGTGACCTGGAAATATGTATCAGGCGGCTCTTCTATAACTCCGGCATTGTCCTGTAATGGTGCAGGTCAGACAATTGCCTATTCAACGGGAGTGATACCTTCGTGGTCAGTAGCACTGACTGCCGGTACGACTTATGTGTTTGAAAATTGCGGACTCGCTACCAATGATACTTATCTCCGTCTGTATGGTACGGATGGGTTTACCGTGGCTGCTTCCAATGATGATGCATGTGCTCCGGCCAGTTCGATAACCTATACACCATCTGCAAGTGGTACTTACTATGTGGAAGTTGCACAGTTTTCCCGCGCGGTACTTGCAGCATCCGGTTCATTGCGTTATTATATAAAAGATGTCACCACACCAACGGTAGCAACCTACCCTTCCACTATCTCCGTGAATACCACTGCAGGTACCTGCGGGGCGGCTGTAACCTATGCAACTCCTACTTTCAGTGATAACTGTACCGTAACGGTTGCCAGAACAGCCGGCGGTGCCAGCGGATCTACCTTCCCACTGGGAACTACGGCGGTTACGCATACTGGTACCGATCCGGGAGGCAGGGTGGCAACCTGTAACTTCAATGTAACCGTATCGGATAACATAGTACCGACTATTACCTGTCCGGCAAATATAGGAGTGAATGTGGCTCCGAATACCTGTGCACAGACAGCAACGTATACAGCACCAACCGGAACGGATAACTGTGCAGGTGCTACAACGGCACAAATCGCAGGTCTTGCCAGCGGTGCTTCTTACCCTAAAGGAACCACCACCAATACATTCAGGGTAACGGATGCTGCAGGGCTTTCCAGTACCTGTTCCTTTACTGTAACGGTAACGGACAATCAGGCACCTGCCATCACTTGTCCGGCAAATATAGGAGTGAATGTGGCACCTAATACGTGTGCTCAAACGGTAACTTACACGGCTCCAACGGGAACGGATAACTGTACCGGACAGACAACTGCACAAATTGCAGGTTCTGCCAGCGGTGCTTCATTCCCTAAAGGAACCACCACCAATACATTCAGGGTAACGGATGCGGCTGGAAATTCAACTACCTGTTCATTTACTGTAACCGTGGCGGATAATCAGGCACCTGCCATTACCTGCCCTGCTAATATAGCGGTGAATGTGGCGCCAAATACCTGTGCCCAAACAGTAACCTATACAACACCATCAGGAACGGATAACTGTACCGGACAGACTACTGCACAAATTGCTGGTTCTGCCAGCGGTGCATCTTCCTAA